In one Halorubrum sp. CBA1229 genomic region, the following are encoded:
- a CDS encoding type II CAAX endopeptidase family protein encodes MSETQSEPLNRILRVASAAFAVLLALFVASAVTTPVSEFAVSLGLVGEGTTGLQVLRTLLQFAGFLVAVVGYLAITDQWGLVGVSRPTLRDAGLVLGGGVALFVFQYGALFVLGEIGLTTGQNQAVVPDGDPVTYYLVMVAVSLFVVGPVEEALFRGVVQGGLRRAFDAVPAILLASLVFGLVHLPSVSGSLGERWAYVAVVVVLGAVLGALYEHTENVVVPGLAHGVYNAVIYVVLLAQSI; translated from the coding sequence ATGAGTGAGACGCAGTCCGAACCGCTGAACCGGATCCTCCGCGTCGCCAGCGCGGCGTTCGCGGTCCTCCTCGCGCTGTTCGTCGCCAGCGCGGTGACGACGCCCGTCTCCGAGTTCGCCGTCTCGCTCGGGCTCGTGGGCGAGGGGACGACCGGGCTGCAGGTGCTCCGGACCCTGCTCCAGTTCGCCGGCTTCCTCGTCGCGGTCGTCGGCTACCTCGCGATCACCGACCAGTGGGGGCTCGTCGGCGTCTCGCGGCCGACGCTCCGTGACGCCGGGCTCGTCCTCGGCGGCGGGGTGGCCCTGTTCGTGTTCCAGTACGGCGCCTTATTCGTGCTGGGGGAGATCGGGCTCACGACCGGGCAGAACCAGGCGGTCGTGCCCGACGGCGACCCGGTGACGTACTACCTCGTCATGGTCGCCGTGTCGCTGTTCGTGGTCGGCCCGGTGGAGGAGGCGCTGTTCCGCGGGGTCGTTCAGGGCGGGCTGCGGCGCGCGTTCGACGCCGTTCCGGCGATCCTGCTCGCGAGCCTCGTGTTCGGGCTGGTCCACCTCCCCTCGGTCTCGGGGTCGCTCGGCGAGCGGTGGGCGTACGTCGCCGTCGTCGTCGTGCTCGGCGCGGTGCTCGGCGCCCTCTACGAGCACACCGAGAACGTGGTGGTGCCCGGGCTCGCGCACGGCGTTTATAATGCCGTCATCTACGTGGTGCTGCTCGCGCAGTCGATATGA
- a CDS encoding glucose-6-phosphate isomerase, translated as MNVDLGNALETTPGLTDETLERLDERVADAHDRIAAGMADEEFGYAALTLPETTDAEAIRAATDRFDRPEAVLTVGIGGSALGAATLSNALESDVDAYFLDNVDPDAVDALLDDLPLADTVVNVVSRSGTTAETLANFLVVREAMAEAGVDWTERTLVTTGEAGNLRALADDHDLPALDVPAGVPGRFTALSTVGLAVPALQGHDIEAVLAGGRDGMESLSGSLFESPAYAYGAATYALAERGALTNAVMPYAESLETFAEWFAQLWAESLGKDGLGQTPARALGATDQHSQLQLYRAGPPDKLVSLIRPTERAETPIPETDLDGLAYLGGSSLGDLLDAEFEATEASLAAADVPNLRVEIDRVDERSLGELLYAMEAACVLYGELASVSTFTQPAVEWGKKAARGLLGGGDFPEADAVADKRELRVER; from the coding sequence ATGAACGTCGACCTCGGCAACGCACTGGAGACGACGCCCGGACTCACCGACGAGACGCTGGAGCGGCTCGACGAGCGCGTGGCGGACGCGCACGACCGGATCGCCGCCGGCATGGCCGACGAGGAGTTCGGCTACGCCGCGCTGACCCTGCCGGAGACGACCGACGCGGAGGCGATCCGCGCGGCGACCGACCGGTTCGACCGCCCGGAGGCCGTCCTCACCGTGGGGATCGGCGGGAGCGCGCTCGGCGCGGCGACGCTCTCGAACGCCCTCGAGAGCGACGTGGACGCGTACTTCCTCGACAACGTCGACCCCGACGCGGTCGACGCCTTGCTCGACGACCTCCCGCTCGCCGACACCGTCGTCAACGTCGTCTCGCGGTCCGGGACGACCGCGGAGACGCTCGCGAACTTCCTCGTCGTCCGCGAGGCGATGGCCGAGGCGGGCGTCGACTGGACCGAGCGCACCCTCGTGACGACCGGCGAGGCGGGGAACCTCCGGGCGCTCGCCGACGACCACGACCTCCCCGCGCTCGACGTGCCGGCCGGGGTGCCGGGGCGGTTCACCGCGCTCTCGACGGTCGGGCTCGCGGTGCCGGCGCTGCAGGGCCACGACATCGAGGCCGTGCTCGCGGGGGGCCGCGACGGAATGGAGAGCCTCTCGGGGTCGCTGTTCGAGTCGCCCGCGTACGCCTACGGCGCGGCGACGTACGCGCTCGCGGAGCGCGGCGCGCTCACGAACGCCGTGATGCCGTACGCGGAGTCGCTGGAGACGTTCGCGGAGTGGTTCGCGCAGCTGTGGGCCGAGAGCCTCGGCAAGGACGGGCTCGGCCAGACCCCGGCGCGGGCGCTCGGCGCGACCGACCAGCACTCGCAGCTGCAGTTGTACCGCGCCGGCCCGCCGGACAAGCTCGTCTCGCTGATCCGCCCGACCGAGCGCGCGGAGACGCCGATCCCCGAGACCGACCTCGACGGGCTCGCGTACCTCGGCGGCTCGTCGCTCGGCGACTTACTGGACGCCGAGTTCGAGGCGACCGAGGCGAGCCTCGCGGCCGCCGACGTGCCGAACCTGCGCGTCGAGATCGACCGCGTCGACGAGCGCAGCCTCGGGGAGCTCCTCTACGCGATGGAGGCCGCCTGCGTGCTGTACGGCGAGCTGGCGAGCGTCTCGACGTTCACCCAGCCCGCGGTCGAGTGGGGGAAGAAGGCGGCGCGCGGGCTGCTCGGCGGCGGCGACTTCCCCGAGGCGGACGCCGTGGCCGACAAGCGCGAGCTGCGCGTCGAGCGGTGA
- a CDS encoding DoxX family protein → MSLRSRSIAAAAFALVATLAARPAAAHVDYVTEGSGDPLDAIAFTAEVLSDPLNAAVFGGSGLLAVVGIAAYLWVRPTIVDVVVLRETLAGYGDLVPWMLRLSVGLPLVGAGFQGYLFAPTLSFDTGSSPLLRVLFIGLGFCVLFGLATRIASAIGLLAYAWVLLAVDPGVVLAMEYVPVLVALAILGGGRPSADDMLLAVASTPGSYYGRIDPVHHLKSFLDAAAPLRRYVPTVLRVGMGVTFVYLGLVQKLADPGSALLVVEKYDLTSVVPVDPGLWVVGAGVTEIAVGLALIAGFFTRGAAALSFVLFTTTLFGLPDDPVLAHVALFGMASAVFTLGSGPLAFDRWFGRPALGDDESVIPAD, encoded by the coding sequence ATGTCCCTTCGCTCCCGGTCGATCGCCGCCGCCGCGTTCGCCCTGGTCGCGACGCTCGCCGCGCGGCCGGCGGCGGCCCACGTCGACTACGTCACCGAGGGGTCGGGCGATCCGCTCGACGCGATCGCGTTCACCGCCGAGGTGCTGTCGGACCCGCTCAACGCGGCGGTGTTCGGCGGCTCCGGCCTCCTCGCCGTCGTCGGGATCGCCGCGTATCTGTGGGTGCGCCCGACGATCGTCGACGTCGTCGTCCTGCGCGAGACGCTCGCCGGCTACGGCGACCTCGTGCCGTGGATGCTGCGGCTCTCCGTCGGGCTTCCCCTCGTCGGCGCCGGCTTCCAGGGGTACCTGTTCGCGCCGACGCTCTCGTTCGACACCGGGTCGAGCCCGCTCCTCCGCGTGCTGTTCATCGGGCTCGGCTTCTGCGTCCTCTTCGGGCTCGCGACCCGGATCGCCTCGGCGATCGGCCTGCTGGCGTACGCGTGGGTCCTCCTCGCGGTCGACCCCGGCGTCGTCCTCGCGATGGAGTACGTCCCGGTGTTGGTCGCGCTGGCGATCCTCGGCGGCGGCCGGCCGAGCGCGGACGACATGCTGCTCGCGGTCGCGAGCACGCCCGGGTCGTACTACGGCCGGATCGACCCCGTCCATCACCTGAAGTCGTTCCTCGACGCGGCGGCCCCCCTCCGGCGGTACGTCCCGACGGTCCTCCGGGTCGGGATGGGCGTCACGTTCGTCTACCTCGGGCTCGTCCAGAAGCTCGCGGACCCCGGCAGCGCGCTGCTCGTCGTCGAGAAGTACGACCTCACGTCGGTCGTCCCCGTCGACCCCGGGCTGTGGGTCGTCGGCGCCGGGGTGACCGAGATCGCGGTCGGGCTGGCGCTGATCGCCGGCTTCTTCACCCGCGGCGCGGCAGCGCTCTCGTTCGTGCTGTTCACGACGACGCTGTTCGGGCTCCCGGACGACCCCGTCCTCGCCCACGTGGCGCTGTTCGGGATGGCCTCGGCGGTCTTCACGCTCGGCTCCGGCCCGCTCGCGTTCGACCGGTGGTTCGGTCGGCCCGCGCTCGGCGACGACGAGTCGGTGATTCCGGCGGATTGA
- a CDS encoding class I SAM-dependent methyltransferase translates to MGFHTFDAEQAERLERPDRYRWVSAEELIGPLVSAGLDVVADLGSGTGFYTDSVAPHVETVYGVDVQAEMHDLYREKGVPENVDLVASDVADLPFADDELDGAVSTMTYHEFASDASIAELARTIRSGGLLVVFDWTADGDGEHGPPVDERFAAADAVEALEAAGFEVVSESTRTETFGVVARAP, encoded by the coding sequence ATGGGTTTCCACACGTTCGACGCCGAGCAGGCGGAGCGGCTGGAGCGTCCCGACCGATACCGATGGGTGTCGGCCGAAGAGCTGATCGGGCCGCTCGTCTCGGCCGGCCTCGACGTCGTCGCCGACTTGGGGAGCGGCACCGGCTTTTATACCGACAGCGTCGCCCCGCACGTCGAGACGGTGTACGGCGTCGACGTGCAGGCAGAGATGCACGACTTGTACCGCGAGAAGGGCGTGCCGGAGAACGTCGACCTCGTCGCGAGCGACGTGGCTGACCTCCCGTTTGCCGACGACGAGCTCGACGGTGCCGTGTCGACGATGACGTACCACGAGTTCGCGAGCGACGCGTCGATCGCGGAGCTTGCGCGAACGATCCGCTCCGGCGGGCTCCTCGTGGTCTTCGACTGGACCGCCGACGGCGACGGCGAACACGGCCCGCCGGTCGACGAGCGGTTCGCCGCCGCCGACGCGGTCGAAGCGCTGGAGGCGGCCGGCTTCGAGGTCGTCTCCGAATCGACGCGGACGGAGACGTTCGGCGTCGTCGCTCGCGCGCCGTAG
- a CDS encoding aminotransferase class V-fold PLP-dependent enzyme, which translates to MAEPDGEMLTRDDGMTPRELRADVPALGEAAYFNFGAHGPSPKYVVEAASGFIADHEYGSAATDPYGHAFETYESVRERIAAFVGAEPAEIALTESTTDGINRIAGAIDWEPGDVVVRTDLEHPAGILPWKRLEREGVEVRVLETEDGRVDREEYAEAVADARLVCFSAITWTHGTRLPVADLVEVANEAGAFTLVDAVQSPGQGPMDVSAWGADAVAAAGHKWVLGPWGAGFLYVDRDAAADLAPRAVGYRSVDDPSASEIEFKEGAKRFEIGSTTAAAHVGLAEALDAIDAVGLDAIESRIASLTDRLKAGVPADRLLSPREFESGLVTIDVDDPDATVERLAERDIVVRSLPHPNAIRASVHAVSTEAEVDRLIDALDAEW; encoded by the coding sequence ATGGCCGAACCCGACGGCGAGATGCTGACCCGAGACGACGGGATGACGCCCCGAGAGCTGCGCGCCGACGTGCCGGCGCTCGGGGAGGCGGCGTACTTCAACTTCGGCGCGCACGGGCCGAGCCCGAAGTACGTCGTCGAGGCCGCGTCCGGGTTCATCGCCGACCACGAGTACGGCTCCGCGGCGACCGACCCGTACGGTCACGCCTTCGAGACGTACGAGTCGGTGCGCGAGCGGATCGCCGCGTTCGTCGGGGCCGAGCCGGCCGAGATCGCCCTCACGGAGAGCACGACCGACGGGATCAATCGCATCGCGGGCGCGATCGACTGGGAGCCCGGCGACGTCGTCGTCCGGACCGACCTGGAGCACCCGGCCGGGATCCTCCCGTGGAAGCGGCTCGAACGCGAGGGCGTCGAGGTCCGCGTCCTGGAGACCGAAGACGGTCGCGTCGACCGCGAGGAGTACGCCGAGGCGGTCGCCGACGCGCGGCTCGTCTGCTTCAGCGCGATCACGTGGACGCACGGGACGCGGCTCCCGGTCGCCGACCTCGTCGAGGTCGCGAACGAGGCCGGCGCGTTCACCCTCGTCGACGCCGTCCAGTCGCCCGGACAGGGCCCTATGGACGTGTCGGCGTGGGGCGCCGACGCGGTCGCCGCCGCGGGCCACAAGTGGGTCCTCGGCCCGTGGGGCGCCGGCTTCCTCTACGTCGACCGCGACGCCGCCGCGGACCTGGCGCCGCGCGCCGTCGGCTACCGCAGCGTCGACGACCCGAGCGCGTCTGAGATCGAGTTCAAGGAGGGCGCGAAGCGCTTCGAGATCGGCTCGACGACCGCCGCCGCCCACGTCGGCCTCGCCGAGGCGCTCGACGCGATCGACGCGGTCGGCCTCGACGCGATCGAGTCCCGGATCGCGTCGCTCACCGACCGGCTCAAGGCGGGCGTCCCCGCGGACCGACTCCTGAGCCCCCGCGAGTTCGAGAGCGGGCTCGTCACGATCGACGTCGACGACCCCGACGCGACCGTGGAGCGCCTCGCGGAGCGGGACATCGTCGTGCGGTCGCTGCCGCATCCGAACGCGATCCGCGCCTCCGTCCACGCCGTCTCCACCGAGGCCGAGGTCGACCGACTGATCGACGCGCTCGACGCGGAGTGGTGA
- the trxA gene encoding thioredoxin yields MSSTESVPAEPIQLSSPDEFDDLVADHDVVLVDFYADWCGPCRMMEPAVESVAAETDAAVVKVDVDVHQSLAAEYGVQGIPTLLVFAGGELADRMVGAQNEDALTDAITEHTA; encoded by the coding sequence ATGAGTTCAACCGAGTCCGTTCCCGCGGAACCGATTCAGCTGTCCAGTCCCGACGAGTTCGACGACCTGGTCGCCGACCACGACGTGGTCCTCGTCGACTTCTACGCCGACTGGTGCGGTCCGTGTCGGATGATGGAGCCCGCCGTGGAGTCGGTCGCCGCGGAGACCGACGCCGCCGTCGTGAAGGTCGACGTCGACGTCCACCAGTCGCTCGCGGCCGAGTACGGCGTGCAGGGCATCCCGACGCTGCTCGTGTTCGCCGGCGGCGAGCTCGCCGACCGCATGGTCGGCGCGCAAAACGAGGACGCCCTGACCGACGCGATCACGGAGCACACCGCCTGA
- a CDS encoding AGE family epimerase/isomerase yields the protein MTDASPTDATSTDAERRARPHRARLLATLRVQYPDALADRGYRLLHPETGDRYTGDRRHLVAACRSVANFALGALADGPDWCVPAAEHGLAFLREAHRSDDGGYRLVVTADGDPIDRTRSAYGHAFVLLAYARAADAGIDGAREGIAATHALIEERFRDDAGLLRSDCDAEWTEVEPYRGQNANMHACEAYLAAYEATGEDRYLDRARRIAEAIAVDLASETRGLLWEHYTPEWEHDFGYNADEPRHQFRPPGYQPGHHAEWAKLLALLDRYDAEEPAASIDGADIDWYDRARELFDVAVDRGWAENGFVYTHAADGSPLVEDRYGWALAEAIGAAAALAERAATRGDADAAERFRRWHRRFAVRTDLYRGPAGVWYEKRLPSDAEGDLVAPEPPGVEPDYHPAGAFFESWRSVRRTP from the coding sequence ATGACCGACGCGAGCCCGACCGACGCGACGTCAACCGACGCCGAGCGCCGGGCGCGGCCGCACCGCGCGCGGCTGCTCGCGACGCTGCGCGTCCAGTACCCCGACGCGCTCGCCGACCGCGGCTACCGGCTCCTCCACCCGGAGACGGGGGATCGCTACACCGGCGACCGGCGACACCTGGTCGCGGCCTGCCGGTCGGTCGCCAATTTCGCGCTCGGCGCCCTCGCGGACGGCCCGGACTGGTGCGTCCCGGCGGCCGAACACGGTCTGGCGTTCCTGCGCGAGGCTCACCGAAGCGACGACGGCGGCTACCGGCTCGTCGTCACGGCCGACGGCGACCCGATCGACCGCACGCGGTCGGCGTACGGCCACGCGTTCGTCCTGCTGGCGTACGCCCGCGCCGCGGACGCCGGGATCGACGGCGCCCGCGAGGGGATCGCGGCGACGCACGCGCTGATCGAGGAACGGTTCCGCGACGACGCCGGGCTGCTCCGGAGCGACTGCGACGCCGAGTGGACCGAGGTAGAGCCGTACCGCGGCCAGAACGCGAACATGCACGCCTGCGAGGCGTACCTCGCCGCGTACGAGGCGACGGGCGAGGACCGGTACCTCGATCGAGCGCGCCGCATCGCCGAGGCGATCGCGGTCGATCTCGCGAGCGAGACGAGAGGCCTTCTCTGGGAGCATTACACCCCCGAGTGGGAGCACGATTTCGGGTACAACGCCGACGAGCCCCGCCATCAGTTCCGCCCGCCGGGGTATCAGCCGGGCCACCACGCTGAGTGGGCGAAGCTCCTCGCGCTCCTCGACCGGTACGACGCGGAGGAGCCCGCGGCATCGATCGACGGCGCCGACATCGACTGGTACGACCGCGCCCGCGAGCTGTTCGACGTCGCCGTCGACCGCGGCTGGGCGGAGAACGGGTTCGTCTACACGCACGCGGCCGACGGCTCCCCGCTCGTCGAGGACCGGTACGGCTGGGCGCTCGCGGAGGCGATCGGGGCGGCCGCGGCGCTCGCGGAGCGGGCGGCGACGCGCGGCGACGCCGACGCGGCCGAGCGGTTCCGACGCTGGCACCGCCGATTCGCGGTTCGGACGGACCTGTACCGCGGGCCGGCCGGCGTCTGGTACGAGAAGCGGCTCCCGTCGGACGCCGAGGGGGACCTCGTCGCGCCGGAGCCGCCGGGCGTCGAGCCCGACTACCACCCCGCGGGCGCGTTCTTCGAGAGCTGGCGGTCGGTGCGACGGACGCCGTAA
- a CDS encoding sulfite exporter TauE/SafE family protein: protein MFELLGLSADLFALFVVFGFMVGVFFGFFGMGGSFLVTPALLILGYPAPVAIGSSMAFVFGTAVIATLKHHDAGQVDYRLGALMFVGITVGIELGSRLVFGLEVLGIAGVVVGVAYVILLAAIGILFTRSALSDEPDAAGDEPDGESGTPADDAPEDDVPEIARKIKSYNIPPMMTLADGSEASLWTISGVGGGVGLISGFLGVGGGFVRMPAIYYLIGTSLAAAVGTSLFGGLMSGGVGAFTYGRAGVIDLGIVTALLLGSALGARIGSGATAYVDEDDVTIYFGLMLLIASLAVALGEVSAWLAMPVLDRVSFVLLVGSALFVCAIILYHGAVAVRGGRDAAPSA, encoded by the coding sequence ATGTTCGAGCTTCTCGGACTGAGCGCCGACCTCTTCGCGCTGTTCGTCGTCTTCGGGTTCATGGTCGGGGTGTTCTTCGGCTTCTTCGGGATGGGCGGGTCGTTCCTCGTGACGCCCGCGCTGCTCATCCTCGGATACCCCGCGCCGGTCGCCATCGGGAGCTCGATGGCGTTCGTGTTCGGGACGGCGGTGATAGCGACGCTGAAACACCACGACGCCGGGCAGGTGGACTACCGGCTCGGCGCGCTGATGTTCGTCGGGATCACGGTCGGCATCGAGCTCGGCAGTCGCCTGGTGTTCGGGCTGGAGGTGCTCGGGATCGCGGGCGTCGTCGTCGGCGTCGCGTACGTCATCCTGCTCGCGGCCATCGGGATCCTCTTCACGCGGAGCGCGCTGAGCGACGAGCCGGACGCGGCGGGAGACGAGCCGGACGGAGAAAGCGGGACCCCGGCCGACGACGCGCCCGAGGACGACGTCCCCGAGATCGCCCGGAAGATCAAGTCGTACAACATCCCGCCGATGATGACGCTCGCGGACGGGAGCGAGGCGTCGCTGTGGACAATCTCCGGCGTCGGCGGCGGCGTCGGCCTGATCTCCGGATTCCTCGGGGTCGGCGGCGGCTTCGTCCGGATGCCGGCCATCTACTACCTGATCGGCACCTCGCTGGCGGCGGCGGTCGGGACCAGCCTGTTCGGCGGGCTGATGTCGGGGGGCGTCGGCGCGTTCACCTACGGGCGGGCGGGGGTCATCGACCTCGGCATCGTCACCGCGCTGCTGCTCGGGAGCGCGCTCGGCGCGCGGATCGGCTCCGGCGCGACCGCGTACGTGGACGAGGACGACGTGACGATCTACTTCGGGCTCATGCTCCTGATCGCGAGCCTCGCCGTCGCGCTCGGCGAGGTCTCGGCGTGGCTGGCGATGCCGGTCCTCGACCGAGTCAGCTTCGTCCTGCTGGTCGGCTCGGCGCTGTTCGTCTGCGCCATCATCCTCTACCACGGCGCGGTCGCGGTCCGCGGGGGCCGCGACGCCGCGCCGTCGGCGTAA
- a CDS encoding metal-dependent hydrolase, with amino-acid sequence MMLPTHVLAGMLLAAPLVRVAPELATVGFVAGFLGGLFPDLDMYVGHRKTLHYPNYYSAFAGVSLVAALVTPSAVTVAAALFFLGAALHSVSDMYGGGLELRPWEGNSDRAVYDHYRKRWVAPRRGIRYDGAAEDLALSVGLALPLLYLLNGPLRLIVAGTLLVAAVYTLLRRHLAELAALVIPLVPAALTPYLPDRYTDTEPTE; translated from the coding sequence ATGATGCTCCCGACCCATGTGCTCGCCGGGATGCTGCTCGCCGCGCCGCTCGTGCGCGTGGCGCCGGAACTGGCGACCGTCGGGTTCGTCGCGGGGTTCCTCGGCGGGCTCTTCCCCGACCTCGACATGTACGTCGGCCACCGGAAGACCCTCCACTACCCCAACTACTACTCCGCGTTCGCCGGCGTCTCACTCGTCGCCGCCCTCGTGACCCCCTCCGCGGTGACCGTCGCCGCGGCCCTGTTCTTCCTCGGGGCGGCGCTCCACAGCGTCTCCGACATGTACGGCGGCGGGCTGGAGCTGCGTCCCTGGGAGGGGAACTCCGACCGCGCGGTGTACGACCACTACCGGAAGCGCTGGGTCGCGCCGCGTCGCGGGATCAGGTACGACGGCGCCGCAGAGGACCTCGCGCTCTCCGTCGGGCTGGCGCTCCCGCTCCTCTACCTGCTCAACGGGCCCCTCCGGCTGATCGTGGCCGGGACCCTGCTCGTCGCCGCCGTGTACACCCTCCTCCGGCGGCACCTCGCGGAGCTCGCCGCGCTCGTGATCCCGCTGGTGCCGGCGGCGCTGACCCCGTATCTGCCGGACCGGTACACGGACACGGAGCCGACCGAGTAG
- a CDS encoding ABC transporter permease subunit — protein MLETARYEGRRRLRGAAVLTAGVGAYAGFIVWYFTVLEGVDYEDVFEDLPPAMLEAFGIESLSTIEGFLGAQVFNFVWLLGLGLYFAYVAGGVVARDVETERMDLLLSFPVSRSRLLVEKFAALLVPMIAVNALGGPIIYLFVVAVGETVPLDHLLLTHLLSVPYLLVCAGVGLAFSVAVDRAAVAERGAVGTVFVLYLVESVVGGAEGYDWIQYLSPTQYYEPTPILIDGSFEPIDSAILLVAFVGLLILSQALFERRDI, from the coding sequence ATGCTTGAGACGGCTCGGTACGAGGGGAGACGGCGGCTCCGCGGCGCCGCGGTCCTCACGGCCGGCGTCGGGGCGTACGCCGGGTTCATCGTCTGGTACTTCACCGTGCTGGAAGGGGTCGACTACGAGGACGTCTTCGAGGACCTGCCGCCGGCGATGCTGGAGGCGTTCGGCATCGAGAGCCTGTCGACGATCGAGGGGTTCCTCGGCGCGCAGGTGTTCAACTTCGTCTGGCTGCTCGGGCTGGGGCTGTACTTCGCGTACGTCGCCGGCGGCGTCGTCGCGCGAGACGTCGAGACGGAGCGGATGGACCTCCTCCTGTCGTTCCCCGTCTCGCGGTCCCGGCTGCTCGTCGAGAAGTTCGCCGCGCTGCTCGTCCCCATGATCGCCGTCAACGCCCTCGGCGGCCCGATCATCTACCTGTTCGTCGTCGCCGTCGGGGAGACGGTCCCACTCGATCACCTGTTGCTCACGCACCTGCTTTCGGTCCCGTACCTCCTCGTCTGTGCAGGGGTCGGCCTCGCGTTCTCGGTCGCCGTCGACCGGGCGGCGGTCGCCGAGCGGGGCGCCGTCGGCACCGTGTTCGTCCTCTACCTCGTCGAGTCCGTCGTCGGCGGTGCCGAGGGATACGACTGGATACAGTACCTGAGCCCGACGCAGTACTACGAGCCGACGCCGATCCTGATCGACGGGTCGTTCGAGCCGATCGACTCGGCGATCCTGCTCGTCGCGTTCGTCGGCCTGCTCATCCTCTCGCAGGCGCTGTTCGAGCGTCGAGACATCTGA
- a CDS encoding ABC transporter ATP-binding protein, with product MSGETDRPLVVEGLTKEFGSVVANDDVSFAVDEGEVFGFLGPNGAGKSTTIRLLLGLLKPTSGTARVLGADIRDEDALTGVKGRIGYLPAHLGFDEEATGEAVLDYHGAMKGERRREELLDLFTPPIERPVREYSTGNKRMLGLVQAFMHDPDLVIMDEPTGGLDPLKQEAFNEFVRDERERGTTVFFSSHVLSEVRRVCDRVGILRAGSLVELEDVEALLHRSGKHVRVHASDAAVAAIADLDGVVDPERFVEGVQFIYAGDVNALLRELAAHDVRDVEIGEPPIEDVFAHYYGSEETGDEGDGSEETANESGVNVSDGAGASNA from the coding sequence ATGTCCGGTGAGACCGACCGCCCCCTCGTCGTCGAGGGGCTCACGAAGGAGTTCGGAAGCGTGGTCGCGAACGACGACGTGTCGTTCGCCGTCGACGAGGGCGAGGTGTTCGGGTTCCTCGGGCCCAACGGCGCGGGGAAGTCGACGACGATACGGTTGCTGCTCGGGCTGTTGAAGCCCACTTCGGGGACGGCGAGGGTGCTCGGCGCCGACATCCGCGACGAGGACGCGCTGACCGGTGTCAAGGGCCGGATCGGGTACCTCCCGGCGCACCTCGGGTTCGACGAGGAGGCGACCGGCGAGGCGGTGCTCGACTACCACGGCGCGATGAAGGGCGAGCGTCGCCGCGAGGAGCTGCTAGATCTTTTCACCCCGCCGATAGAGCGACCGGTACGCGAGTACTCGACCGGGAACAAGCGGATGCTCGGACTGGTGCAGGCGTTCATGCACGACCCCGACCTCGTGATCATGGACGAGCCGACCGGCGGGCTCGACCCGCTCAAACAGGAGGCGTTCAACGAGTTCGTCCGCGACGAGCGCGAGCGCGGCACGACCGTGTTCTTCTCCTCACACGTGTTGAGCGAGGTCCGACGCGTCTGCGACCGCGTCGGCATCCTCCGCGCCGGGTCGCTCGTGGAGCTCGAGGACGTCGAGGCGCTCCTCCACCGGAGCGGGAAGCACGTGCGCGTTCACGCGAGCGACGCGGCGGTCGCGGCGATAGCCGACCTCGACGGCGTCGTCGACCCGGAGCGATTCGTCGAGGGCGTCCAGTTCATCTACGCCGGCGACGTCAACGCGCTCCTCCGCGAGCTCGCAGCCCACGACGTCCGCGACGTGGAGATCGGCGAACCCCCGATCGAGGACGTGTTCGCGCACTACTACGGAAGCGAGGAGACGGGAGACGAGGGGGACGGAAGCGAGGAGACGGCAAACGAAAGCGGAGTCAACGTGAGCGACGGAGCGGGGGCGTCGAATGCTTGA